The DNA region CGGGTTGATTGTCCAGTGCTTGCCAATGGCAATATCCACTCTGCGACAACTGCCCTTAAAGTGCTTTCTCAAACGGGCGCGGCGGGTGTAATGGTGGGACGCTGGGCGATTGGGAATCCTTGGCTTTTTAATCAAATTCGGCAGGCTTTGCGCTTCGAGACGATCACGCCTGTTCCTTTAGTAGAGGTACGCAACTATATTGACCGTTTATGGCAAACCCCCACAGCAGCAACTATGCCAGAGCGATCGCGCCTTGGCTACCTGAAAATGTTCCTCAACTACATTGCCCTAAGTGTTGACACTGAAGGTGATTTTTTGCGGCTGATGCGACAGACCTCTACTGAGGTAGAAATGTTTAACCTCTGCGATCGTTTTCTCCTTAGTGATTTGACGAAAACTTTAGCCCTAACACCCTTAAAGAGCGTGTAACTGTAGACAACAAATCTGAGTGCGATCGTTCCAGATTAAATTACCGATTCTTTGCAACTGGTTGATAATTCTATTTCCAGCAGTTCTGGTCATTAGATTTTAGACATTAGACCTCTTGGGGAAAAGGGTAATGGTTTTAGGGGAAGGGGACAATACAGAATTTTTTCCCCTTCCCCCTTCACCTTTTCCCGACAAATCCCAAGAAGTCTATTAGAAAGGGGACAGGGCATCTTGTACTTAGTAATCAAAAAGTATTATGCATTATTCGTATGGATTGATGCACTTGAGATGCTCACAGCCAAAAGCTTGAGTCATCATTGCAGATAGCTCTTGAGAAACTTGACTATCGAGGTTGAATTTGAGCATGATTTGGTCATGGGCTTGTCCTTGCGCTATCAGCTTTGCCATTTGCTCAAACTCTACCCAAGTCAAATCACTCTCAACAAAAGCCTTAGCAAGGGTGATTACCAGTTCCTCATAATCATTGTCTTCCAGTTTTGTCATCATCCGGTGTTCAATGTGAAGCGAATCATCGAAACAGTAATACCAGGATTTCGGTTGCTTTTTAACTACCCTTCGGAAAAAATCCTGTTGTTTGGAGCGGTTAACAGCATGATCTCCTTCGCTACACACCATTAAAATAGGAGCAGAAACACAGCTTTCAGCCTTTTCTAAAACCTCCTCTGCCAATTGAAGAAATATCCGTAATGCCTTAAGACAAAAACCCTTATAACCAAAATTGCCAGATGCATCTTTGTTGAACCATTCAAAGTAAATTGGCAGAATTTTGATAAGTTGATCTAATAGTGAGTAACGGCTAGCTAAATAAGGCGTGAATAATAATGTACGGTCAATTTCCTGGGGATGCTCTAAAGCTAACCAAGCAGCTAAAGTTCCACCTGTTGACAATCCACCAATTACAACTTGTTGACCTAGCGTTTTTGCAATCTGCAACCATTTGAGT from Nostoc commune NIES-4072 includes:
- a CDS encoding alpha/beta hydrolase — encoded protein: MKVGIQNTAEILEQVHQLESTLGLKNEACRSKFLIHPYLTPKVFLFLHGFTAGPYQFEPLGKAFFNKGYNVLIPLQPGHGRSGNWNRQNPPPLPTDIQIYQQFLLKWLQIAKTLGQQVVIGGLSTGGTLAAWLALEHPQEIDRTLLFTPYLASRYSLLDQLIKILPIYFEWFNKDASGNFGYKGFCLKALRIFLQLAEEVLEKAESCVSAPILMVCSEGDHAVNRSKQQDFFRRVVKKQPKSWYYCFDDSLHIEHRMMTKLEDNDYEELVITLAKAFVESDLTWVEFEQMAKLIAQGQAHDQIMLKFNLDSQVSQELSAMMTQAFGCEHLKCINPYE